Proteins found in one Pseudoxanthomonas sp. SL93 genomic segment:
- the aqpZ gene encoding aquaporin Z, with translation MNLAKKLTAEFLGTFWLVLGGCGSAVLAANFGGDGNPLGIGLLGVSLAFGLTVLTGAYAFGHISGGHFNPAVSVGLWAGGRFPVRELVPYVVAQVIGGLAAGFILMQIAQGAGTFTTDPNAAGVFASNGYGAMSPGGYSVAAAFLTEVVLTAFFLIVIMGATHRRAPPGFAPIAIGLALTLIHLISIPVTNTSVNPARSTGVALFAGPAAIGQLWLFWLAPVLGGLIGGMLYGWLGRDND, from the coding sequence ATGAATCTTGCGAAGAAGCTGACGGCCGAGTTCCTCGGGACGTTCTGGCTGGTGCTCGGCGGCTGCGGCAGCGCGGTGCTGGCGGCCAACTTCGGCGGTGACGGCAACCCGCTGGGCATCGGCCTGCTGGGCGTGTCGCTGGCGTTCGGCCTGACGGTGCTGACCGGCGCCTACGCCTTCGGCCACATTTCCGGCGGCCATTTCAATCCCGCAGTGAGCGTCGGCCTGTGGGCCGGTGGCCGGTTCCCGGTCCGCGAGCTGGTGCCGTACGTGGTGGCGCAGGTGATCGGCGGCCTGGCGGCCGGCTTCATCCTCATGCAGATCGCGCAGGGCGCGGGTACCTTCACCACGGACCCGAACGCGGCGGGCGTGTTCGCCAGCAACGGCTATGGGGCGATGTCGCCCGGCGGCTACTCGGTGGCGGCGGCCTTCCTGACCGAGGTGGTGCTGACCGCGTTCTTCCTGATCGTCATCATGGGCGCTACCCACAGGCGCGCGCCGCCGGGCTTCGCGCCCATCGCCATCGGCCTGGCGCTGACGCTGATCCACCTGATCAGCATTCCCGTCACCAATACCTCGGTGAACCCGGCCCGCTCCACCGGCGTGGCGCTGTTCGCCGGCCCGGCCGCGATCGGCCAGCTGTGGCTGTTCTGGCTGGCGCCCGTCCTGGGCGGCCTGATCGGCGGCATGCTGTACGGCTGGCTGGGTCGCGACAACGACTGA
- a CDS encoding pirin family protein codes for MSTLTDTPSARVIRKVRGRATSDGAGVKLTRVIGGPDLPDLDPFLLLDEFGTDKAEDYLGGFPEHPHRGFETVTYMLDGRMRHRDNHGNEGLLTPGAVQWMTAGRGLIHSEMPEQESGRMRGFQLWVNLPARDKMTAPKYQEFAPDHIPVAHPAQGVEVKVIAGVVGDTTGPISQPATDPVYLDVGLQAGQAWQYTLPEGHNAFAYVFEGAVTVGDGDDARALETHEMGVLGGGDRVSVRAGREPARLILVAGRPLREPVMRHGPFVMNTRQELMQAFVDFQEGRF; via the coding sequence TGCGCGGCCGTGCCACGTCCGACGGTGCGGGCGTGAAGCTGACGCGCGTGATCGGCGGGCCCGACCTGCCCGACCTGGATCCCTTCCTGCTGCTGGACGAGTTCGGCACCGACAAGGCGGAGGACTACCTGGGGGGCTTTCCCGAGCATCCGCATCGCGGGTTCGAGACGGTCACGTACATGCTGGATGGCCGCATGCGCCATCGCGACAACCATGGCAACGAGGGCCTGTTGACCCCCGGTGCCGTGCAGTGGATGACGGCCGGCCGAGGACTCATCCATTCGGAAATGCCGGAGCAGGAGTCCGGGCGCATGCGCGGCTTCCAGCTCTGGGTGAACCTGCCGGCACGCGACAAGATGACGGCGCCGAAGTACCAGGAATTCGCCCCCGACCATATCCCCGTGGCGCATCCCGCCCAGGGCGTCGAGGTGAAGGTCATCGCCGGCGTCGTGGGCGATACGACCGGTCCGATCTCGCAGCCCGCCACCGATCCGGTCTACCTGGACGTCGGCCTGCAGGCCGGGCAGGCGTGGCAGTACACGCTGCCGGAAGGCCACAACGCATTCGCCTATGTGTTCGAGGGCGCGGTGACGGTGGGTGACGGCGATGACGCGCGTGCGCTCGAGACGCACGAGATGGGCGTGCTGGGCGGCGGCGATCGCGTGTCAGTGCGTGCCGGTCGCGAACCCGCGCGCTTGATCCTGGTCGCCGGGCGCCCGCTGCGCGAGCCGGTGATGCGGCATGGTCCGTTCGTGATGAACACCCGGCAGGAGCTGATGCAGGCCTTCGTCGATTTCCAGGAAGGCCGCTTCTGA